The nucleotide sequence GGACCGCACCGCGGCGACCAGCGCGTCGGCGCTGGTGATCGCCCGATCATCGACCTTGGTGACGACAACGCCCTTGGGCAACCCGGCGGTAGCGGCCGCACCGCCCTGCACCACCTCGACAACCTTGGCGCCGGGGACCCCCTTGTCGGTGGTCACCTGCACGCCCAGCGAGGCGTGTGATGCCTTGCCGGTGCTGATCAACTCGTCGGCGATGCGCTTGGCCTGGTCGACCGGAATCGCGAAGCCCAGGCCGATGGAACCACTTTGGGCATCGCCGGAGTCCGCGCCCAGCGTGGCGATGGCCGAGTTGATGCCCACCAGTTGAGCGTTCATGTTGACCAGCGCGCCACCGGAGTTACCCGGGTTGATCGCGGCGTCGGTCTGGATGGCATCCAGCACGGTGTTCTGGTTACCCGCCTCGCCGGTGGTGGACACCGGACGGTTGAGGGCGCTGACGATTCCCGTGGTCACGGTGCCGGCCAGGCCCAGCGGGGAACCGATCGCCAGCACCGGCTGGCCGACCCGCAGGTCCGCCGACGATCCCAGCGCAATCGGGGTCAGGCCACTGACCCCGGACACCCGGACGACGGCGATATCGCTGGTGGGGTCGGCCCCGACCACGGTGAACGACGCGGTACGCCCGTCATAGAGCGTGACCGTGGTCTTGGGCTCCGGCGCACCGGCGGGCGGCTTGGCGGCGGCGGCCACCACGTGGTTGTTGGTCATGACCAATCCGTCGGCCGACAAGATGATGCCCGAACCCTCTTCGGACTGGCGGCCCACGTCGGTTTCCAGCATCACGACGCTGGGCAGCACTTTGGCGGCCACCTGCTCCACCGAACCCGGCGGCATGTTTGCTGCGGGGACACTCGGAGCCCCGCTGGCGACCATTTCACGACCGCTGCTCGTTGCCGGCGAGCGGTTGAGTTCGATGATCGATGCGGCCGCACCGCCGATACCGGCGGACACCACCGCGATCACGACCGCACCCATGACCAACATTC is from Mycobacterium marinum and encodes:
- a CDS encoding S1C family serine protease → MTNHPRYSPPPQQPGYRTAPNQPVPPAYAQGPQQNYNPQFDWRYHQSRPQPRPPYEGVSGTGPGLLPPATGPGPIPPDTGPGPIPGGTRPGPIPGMLPPMAPPPNVIRERRPRAGMLVMGAVVIAVVSAGIGGAAASIIELNRSPATSSGREMVASGAPSVPAANMPPGSVEQVAAKVLPSVVMLETDVGRQSEEGSGIILSADGLVMTNNHVVAAAAKPPAGAPEPKTTVTLYDGRTASFTVVGADPTSDIAVVRVSGVSGLTPIALGSSADLRVGQPVLAIGSPLGLAGTVTTGIVSALNRPVSTTGEAGNQNTVLDAIQTDAAINPGNSGGALVNMNAQLVGINSAIATLGADSGDAQSGSIGLGFAIPVDQAKRIADELISTGKASHASLGVQVTTDKGVPGAKVVEVVQGGAAATAGLPKGVVVTKVDDRAITSADALVAAVRSKAPGDKVSLTFQDPDGSTRTVQVTLGKAEQ